From the Diospyros lotus cultivar Yz01 chromosome 13, ASM1463336v1, whole genome shotgun sequence genome, one window contains:
- the LOC127789350 gene encoding uncharacterized protein LOC127789350 isoform X7 — MSLRLHHQSPPSSSNALVSPSRTCVSNKNMVDLDQRLFNWGYSRKRCRIKLASWADGNLSLNYGLVDLKKNYLTLFKSRRHCFPFASDDDGVTVNGSPQPRTSSNVEEIRIKLDQSLQNKDYSDDLVQSLHDAARAFELAIKEESTLFKLSWFSTAWLGVDKNAWVKALSYQASVYALLQAATEISSRGDARDRDINVFVQRSLLRQSGLLESVIRDKLSTKQPEAYEWFWSEQVPTVMTTFVNYFESDPRFTAATAVSRKGFTSGSANDISLLMLALSCIAAITKLGPTKISCSQFFSMIPDVTGRLMEMVLNFLPIRQAYHSIKDIGLRREFLVHFGPQAAACRVKNDQGIEEVVFWVSLVQKQLQRAIDREKIWSRLTTCESIEVLERDLAIFGFFIALGRSTQSFLSANGFDDINEPIEGFLRYLIGGSVLYYPQLSSISSYQLYVEVVCEELEWLPFYSGITSTSKRSNSHIHKREGPPNAEAIPQVLDVCSHWIQSFIKYSKWLENPSNVKAARFLSRGHNKLKECMEDLGMHKVSSSESIKKLKLE; from the exons ATGTCTCTCAGGTTGCATCATCAGAGCCCCCCAAG CTCTTCAAATGCATTGGTGTCACCAAGTAGAACCTGTGTTTCGAACAAAAACATGGTTGACTTGGATCAAAGACTATTTAATTGGGGTTATTCAAGGAAAAGATGCCGCATAAAGCTTGCTTCATGGGCTGATGGTAATTTGAGCCTGAACTATGGATTGGTGGatcttaagaaaaattatttgaccCTCTTCAAATCAAGAAGGCACTGTTTTCCCTTTGCTTCTGATGATGATGGTGTTACTGTCAATGGGAGTCCCCAACCAAGAACTAGCAGCAATGTTGAGGAAATTAGGATCAAACTTGATCAATCATTGCAAAATAAAGATTATAGTGATGATCTTGTTCAATCCTTACATGATGCAGCCAGGGCGTTTGAATTAGCAATTAAAGAAGAGAGCACTCTATTTAAATTATCCTGGTTCTCAACTGCATGGCTTGGCGTAGACAAAAATGCATGGGTGAAAGCACTATCTTACCAG GCTTCTGTGTATGCCCTATTACAAGCAGCAACTGAGATTTCATCTCGAGGAGATGCAAGAGACAGAGATATTAATGTTTTTGTCCAAAGGAG TTTGTTACGGCAATCTGGTCTTCTGGAAAGTGTAATTAGAGATAAGTTATCAACCAAGCAGCCTGAAGCTTATGAATGGTTTTGGTCTGAGCAAGTGCCAACAGTGATGACCacttttgttaattattttgaaagtgaTCCACGCTTTACTGCTGCAACTGCAGT CTCTCGGAAAGGATTTACTTCAGGCAGTGCAAATGACATTTCACTCCTCATGCTTGCATTGAGTTGCATTGCAGCAATCACAAAGCTTGGTCCAACAAAAATTTCTTGCTCACAATTCTTCTCCATGATACCTGATGTAACTGGTAGATTGATGGAAATGGTCCTTAATTTTCTTCCTATACGGCAAGCTTATCATTCTATAAAGGATATTGGTCTACGCAGAgaatttcttgttcattttggTCCTCAAGCTGCAGCATGTAGAGTGAAAAATGATCAGGGAATTGAAGAGGTGGTATTCTGGGTTAGTCTAGTACAGAAGCAGCTGCAGCGAGCTATAGATAGGGAGAAGATATGGTCAAGACTCACCACATGTGAAAGCATTGAG GTGTTGGAGAGGGATTTGGCTATATTTGGATTCTTCATTGCCCTAGGGAGAAGTACGCAATCATTTCTGTCTGCAAATGGCTTCGATGACATTAACGAACCTATTGAAGGCTTCTTAAG ATACCTCATTGGGGGCAGTGTGTTATATTATCCTCAGCTCTCCTCAATAAGTTCTTATCAACTTTATGTTGAG GTAGTCTGTGAAGAGCTGGAGTGGCTTCCATTTTATTCTGGTATCACTAGCACCTCAAAACGCTCCAACAGCCACATACACAAAAGAGAAGGTCCTCCAAATGCTGAAGCtattcctcaagtattagatgTTTGCTCTCATTGGATTCAGAGCTTTATTAAGTATAGTAAATGGCTGGAGAATCCTTCTAATGTTAAGGCAGCAAGGTTTCTCTCCCGAGG GCACAACAAATTGAAGGAATGCATGGAAGACCTTGGGATGCACAA
- the LOC127788843 gene encoding probable F-box protein At2g36090, giving the protein MKHLNRTTVPRPTSGPTEDGGGGAITFADVYPDILAAHILTRLDGPTLAATSCASAQLHSLSAQDHHLWAAACLSAWPSTAAIPRLLSTFPGGPRSFFSLSYPLLLPNPAAAATSPPPPELISAVDIYHKGAAIFSKVQETETLSAWFLCSPFRIDALDPKNFISTTIRHPDDGSSCTQLGAEMTLSWVLIDPVSRRAANLSCHKPVAVQRHWLSGEVLLRFGTVVSGCRNKKRRDDLVHCSILVTGGASESGDMQIREVSLKVEDMDGMQLTGKESLAVFHRALDGKRGKKKTREEEGKRRYREFLEMKRERRERKLKAEGTLDALCVAFGVSISVAFLGLFLLG; this is encoded by the exons ATGAAACACTTGAACAGAACCACCGTGCCCCGCCCAACCTCCGGCCCCACGGAGGACGGAGGAGGCGGCGCCATCACATTCGCCGATGTCTACCCCGACATTCTGGCTGCCCACATCCTCACCCGCCTCGACGGCCCAACGCTCGCCGCCACCAGCTGCGCCTCCGCCCAACTCCACTCGCTCTCTGCCCAAGACCACCATCTCTGGGCAGCCGCTTGCCTCTCCGCCTGGCCCTCCACCGCCGCCATTCCCCGCCTCCTCTCCACCTTCCCCGGCGGCCCGCGCAGCTTCTTCTCTCTGTCCTACCCCCTGCTCCTCCCCAACCCAGCCGCAGCCGCCACCTCCCCGCCCCCGCCGGAGCTGATCTCCGCCGTCGATATATACCACAAGGGCGCTGCCATATTCTCCAAAGTCCAAGAAACAGAGACCCTCTCGGCCTGGTTCTTATGCTCCCCTTTCAGAATCGATGCCTTGGACCCAAAAAACTTCATCTCCACCACCATCCGGCACCCGGACGATGGGTCCTCTTGCACCCAGCTGGGGGCGGAGATGACTCTCAGCTGGGTTCTGATCGACCCAGTTAGCCGGAGGGCTGCGAATCTGTCCTGCCACAAGCCGGTGGCTGTGCAGCGCCACTGGCTCAGCGGTGAGGTCCTGCTCCGCTTCGGAACCGTCGTATCCGGCTGCCGGAATAAG AAGAGACGCGACGATCTCGTTCACTGCAGCATACTGGTGACCGGCGGGGCGTCGGAGTCTGGCGACATGCAGATCAGAGAGGTGAGCTTAAAGGTGGAAGACATGGACGGAATGCAGTTGACGGGGAAGGAGAGCTTGGCGGTGTTTCACCGGGCGTTGGACGGAaaaagagggaagaagaagacgagggaagaagaaggaaagaggaGGTACAGAGAGTTCCTGgagatgaagagagagagacgagAGAGAAAGCTGAAAGCTGAGGGAACACTCGACGCACTGTGCGTAGCCTTTGGAGTCTCCATTTCGGTGGCTTTCCTCGGGCTCTTCCTCCTCggctag